Part of the Candidatus Eremiobacteraceae bacterium genome is shown below.
CCGATGCCGCCGAGGCGATACGCCTGGCCAAACTCGCACGCTCGGCCGGCTTGCCGCCATGGATCAAGGTCGAGGTCATCCCGGACCCGCGCTATCTGATGCCCGATCCGATCGAAACGCTTGTGGCCTGCGAGGCGCTGGTCGCAGACGGGTTCACGGTGCTGCCCTATATCCACGCCGATCCGGTGCTCGCCAAGCGCCTCGAAGAGGTCGGCGTCGCCGCGGTGATGCCGCTGGCCGCGCCGATCGGCTCGGGCCGCGGATTGAAGATGGAAGCTGCGATCGCGATCATCATCGAGCAGGCCACGGTGCCGGTCGTCGTCGACGCGGGTCTCGGCGTGCCTTCGCACGCGGCCGCCGCGATGGAGATGGGCGCTGATGCCGTCCTCGTCAACACGGCCATCGCCACCGCGGCCAACCCGGTGCGCATGGCGCGCGCCTTCGCGCTGGGCGTCGAGGCTGGGCGGACCGCTTGGCTCGCAGGGCGGGCGCCGGAGCTTTCGAGCGCGTCGGCATCCAGCCCGCTGACCGGTTTTCTGGGATCGCCGGAATCGCAGGCGCGGTGACGTTCTCCGCCACGTTCGATCCTCGCGCGACCCGCGAGCTGCTCGAGCGCAGCGCGCGCGCATCGTCAGCGGCTGTGCGTGCCGCCGCGCAGCGCGGCGCAGCCACGCTCGAGGATGCAGCCACGCTGCTATCGCCGGCCGCCGGCGAGCAGCTCGAAGAGCTGGCCGCGCTGGCGCATCGCTCGACCGTCGCGCGCTTCGGCAAGACGATCGGCCTGTACGCGCCGCTGTACCTCTCCAACGAGTGCGTGTGCACGTGCACCTACTGCGGCTTTTCGATGGGGTTGCCGATCGCGCGGCGCACGCTGCGCATCGACGAGGTCGTGCGCGAGGCGCGCACGCTCGCGACTCGAGGCATCAAGAGCATCTTGCTGGTCTCCGCCGAGCATCCCAAACACGTGTATCCCGAGTACGTGGCGCAGTGCGTGCGCGAGACCAAACTGATCGCCCCGTATGTCGCGCTCGAGATCGCCGCAGCCGAAGAGGATGACTACCGGCGTTACGTCGCGGCCGGCTGCGACGGCGTTGTGCTCTATCAGGAGACCTACGATCCGCAGGCGTATGCGACCCACCATCTGGGCGGTCCGAAGAAGCATTACGAGTGGCGGCTCGACGCGCCCGAGCGGGCGTCGCGCGCAGGCGTGCGCCACCTCGGCATCGGCGCGCTGCTCGGGCTCGCCGATTGGCGCTTCGAAGCGCTGGCGCTGCTGACGCACGCGCGCTGGTTGGAGCGGCACTGCTGGCGTTCGCAGATCAACGTGTCGCTGCCGCGCATCAATCACGCGCAAGGCGGCTACGTGCCCAAGCACCTGGTCGGCGATCGCGACTTCGTGCACGTCATGACGTTTCTGCGCCTCGCTCTGCCCACCGCGGGCATCACGCTCTCGACGCGCGAGGCGCCGCAGTTGCGCGATCGGCTCGTGCCGCTCGGCGTCACGCTGATGAGCGCCGGTTCGAGCACCGAACCGGGCGGCTACGGCGAGCCGGGCGCGGCCGGCGAGCAGTTCGAGCTCGAGGATCACCGCTCGCCCGAAGAAGTCGCGCAACGCCTGCGCGAGCTGGGATACGAGCCCGTGTTCAAAGATTGGGAAATCATGGCCGCGCCGGTCGCGCGCGCCGTGGCGGACTAGGATGGAAGCCACGTTCACGGCCAATGGCAAGGCGCGCACGGCGACGCCGGGCATGACAGTGGCCGACCTGCTCGCGTCGGCCAACCTGACGCCGCTGCAGGTGTTCGTCGAATACAACGGCGAGCCGCTGCCGCGCGAGCGTTTCGCCGCCACGCCGATCGAGGCCGGCGATCGCATCGAGATCGCGCAGATGGTAGGGGGCGGCTGATGTCCGCGGCATCCGCGCGCCTCTCCGGCGTCAGACTGTACTTGATCAGCGACGCGTCGCCGCCCGGCGGCTTGATCCGATTGTTGGAGGCTGCCGTTCGCGGCGGCGTGGACATGTTCCAATTACGCGAGAAGAATTTCGCGGATAGCGCGCTGCTCGAGGCCGCCGCATCGTGCGCGCGCACGTGTAGCCGGCTCGGCGTGCCCTTCATCGTCAACGATCGCGCGGACATCGCCCTCGCCGCGCACGCGGACGGCGTGCACCTCGGACAGGATGATCTGCCGGTCGGCGCTGCGCGAGCGCTGTTGGGGCCGGCAGCCATCATCGGCCTGTCAACGCACTCGCGGGAGCAGATCGACGCCGCCGGCCGCGACGTCGACTACATCGGCGTCGGGCCCATCCACGAAACACCGACCAAACCCGGCCGCCCGGCGGTCGGACTCGACCTCCTACGCTACGCCGCCGCGCACGCCGCGCAGCCGTTCTTCGCGATCGGCGGGCTCGATCCGGGCAATCTGGCCGAGGCGGTGCGCGCCGGCGCGCAGCGGATCTCTATCCTGCGCTGGATCGCGCAGGCGCCCGATCCCGAGGCAGCGGCGCGCGACGTGCGCGACGCGATGGATCATGCGACCGCCGGCGCGTCTTGTGAACGCGCCACGACATAGGACGAGAACGATGGAGACAAAAGCCGATCCAAAGCGTCTGCCGCCCGGCCAATACTTCGTGCGCGACTTCCCGGTGCTGCACGTCGGAAGCGTGCCTGCGTTCGATCCGCAACGCTGGCGCTTTCGCATCTTCGGCGAGGTGGAGCAGCAGCAGGAGCTCACCTGGGACCAGTTCACGGCGCTGCCCGGCAAGACCGTGAAGACGGACATCCACTGCGTCACGCGCTGGACGAAGTTCGACACGACCTGGTACGGCGTGCCGTTCGCCGAGATCGTCAAACTGTGCAAACCCGCGGGGGCGGCCAAGTTCGTGACCACGCACGGCGCGAACGGCTATTCGGCGAATGTGCCGCTCGCCGTAGCGGCCGACGACGACGTGCTTTTCGCCTATCAATATGAAGGCAAGCCGCTCGAGCCGATCCACGGCGGACCGATGCGCATGTTCATCCCCAAACGCTATTTCTGGAAGAGCACGAAGTGGTGCAACGGCGTGGAATTCAGCAGCGAAGACAAACCCGGTTTCTGGGAGGTCAGAGGGTACAACAACGACGCGGACCCGTGGAAAGAAGAACGCTACTGGTGAGGTGAGCGCCCTAGGGCGGGGTCGTGCCGGACTCTTCCCACGCGCTCGGCTCGGTGCTCGGCTCGCGCTCCGCCAGCGTGAAACCGGCCGCGCGCGCCTCGGTCTCGCAGCCTTCGCAGACCTTGACGGTCTCGACCCGGCGCGCAGCGAAGCGGTGGGCAAAAAAATGGTGGCCCAGCGTCTGCTCGCGGCCACAGAAGGCGCATCTCGACATTCTGGTCGTATGACCGGATTTTCGCCCAAACGTTACAAAGAGGACGGTCATGCGAGCCGGAGTGCCGACGCTGGCGGTCGCGATCGTCGCGGCTGCGGCAGCTACCATCTTCGCGTATCACCCGTTCGAGCCGCTGTTCCACCAGTGGTTCTTCGCGGTCGCCTGCGCGATCGTGGGTCTGCTGCTGCTCGCACAGGCGGTTGCAGGCCTGCGGCCCCGCAGCGCAGAGGAACGCTTCGCGGCGCTGGGCGGCTTCGGCGGCTCGTTGCTGTGCGCGGCGATGGCGTCGGCGGCCTTCGCCGTCGGCCAGCCCCACATGCTGCCCGGTTCCCCGGGGCAGACGACGCCGGTGCGCCAGGGCGCGTCGCTCGCGGTGCGCTTTCCGGCTCTCACGGAGGCGCAGATGCGCGCGGGCGATTCGCCCGACAGCGTCGACCTGCTCGAGGGGTCGAAAGAGCGCCCCTTGCGCGCGGGTGACGAGCGCAGGATCGGACAGTACGTCCTGGCGGCATCCTCGGGACCGATCGCACTGGTGCGCGCGACGACGCTCGACGGCAAGGCCGTGACCGTCACCCAGCCGCAAGGCGCGACCTTCATCTCCCCGTATCTGACGTTTCCGGTCTCGCGCGGCGACCAGCGGCTCGACTACTTCGCGGTGCCGCCGCTGCATCGTAGCGTGAGCGTCGCCTATTATCAATCGTATCGCGACGAGTCGAAAGGCATCGTCATCTCGTCGCCGTTCATCCTGCTGCAGATAGCTGAGGAGAACGGCGCGCAGCTATATCGCGGTGCGACGATCAGCGGCCGGCCCGTTCGCGCTGCCGGAATGATCCTGACGTTCACGCTGGGGCACTATCCGGTCGTCATGCTGTCGTCGGCGCCGGCGCTCGTGCCGTTCGCGCTAGGCGTGCTGTTGCTCGGCGCTGGTCTGGTCGGCTACGTCATCGTCGTCATGGGCGCCGGTTTGGCGGAACGGCCGGGGAAGAAGGCAAAGTGATGTCCATGAAGCAGGCCGTGCTTTGCGCGCTGACATGCGCCGCAGCGCTGTTCTGGTTGTCAGCCACTTCCGCGGCGGGTTCGCTTGAGGATGCACCGCCAGGCCTGCAGCCGACCACGGCATCGTTGAGCGACGTCCTCGCGCATTACGACTCGTCCGAAAACGCTCAGATCGTGCACACCCGCATCGAGCAGTGGCGCGTATCCGAACGCGGCTTGACCGGCAGCTACGTCGAGACGACGTCGGGGGACGATTACCGAGCCGTGCTGACGCTGGGCCCGCTTACGAGCATGAACGGGCGCTGGCACGGCCAGAGCTGGCGCCAAGACGAGAACGGCCTGACCGTGCTGCGCCAGGACATCCATCAAAAGTCCGCGATCAGCGAGGAAGCGCTCGACTACGCCCTGGATCATCCACGCTCGCCCGGGCGCGGGATCGAGCTGGTCGGCGAGATCGACGCACCGGCGCACGCCTACGTGGTGCGCGTCCATCCCGAAGGCGGCCGGCTCGTCTGGCTGTTCTTCGATGCCGCCAGCGGCTTGATCGACCGGGAAGAGAGCGTGGAAGCCGAGCGGCGCACCGTGACCGAGTACGACGATTGGCGGCCGATCGACGGCGAGATGCATGCCTGGCACCACCATATCAGCGACGGTCACGCGAACAACGACGAGGATTGGACGTTGCTCTCGCTGCGCAACGACGTGCCCGTCGCCGCCGCCGATCTCGAGATCCCCGCGGACCGCCGGATGCTTGTGGAATTTCCGACCGGCGAGACCCAGGTCCGCTTGCCGGCGCGCGTCGTCAACGGCCGAGTGATCGTGCGCTTGACGATCGCCGGCCGCGGCCTTGATTTCTTGCTCGATTCCGGCGCCGGCGACATCGCCGTGGATTCGGGCATGGCTCAGGCGCTTCACCTCGCGACCTTCGGCAAGGTCACCCAGGAGATCGCCGGCCAGTTCGACCGCTCGACCGCGATCGTGCCGGAGATCCGCATCGGCGACCTGCTGATGCACGACGTCATCGTCTCGACGATCCCGTTCCAATCGCAGCCGACCGCCGATACGAAGATCGTCGGCTTGCTGGGCTTTGACTTCTTCAAGGACGCCGTCGTGCGCATCGACTACGCGCGCGGCACGGTCGACGCGATCGATCCCTCACGCTTCGTGGCGCCGCAGGCGGCCGTCTCGCTGCCGGTCGCGCTGGACGACGGCGTGCCGCTGGTCAGCGCGGAAGTGGGCGATGACGAAGGCGATCATTTCATCATCGACACCGGCTCGACGTTCACCATCATCTTCTCCGGCTTCGCGGCCGACCATCCAGATGCGGTCGCCGATCAGGGCGGTGGCCTGGCCGAGCGCCGCGAGTATCCGACGCTAGCGCAGGGCGTCGGCGGCCAGGTCCTGCTCGTGCCGACGGAGATCCGCTCGCTGCGTTTCGCCGGCGCGCAATTCGAGTATGTCCAGGTCTACGTGACGCATGCCGCGCGCGCGCTCGAGCGCGAAGACGAGGACGGATTGATCGGAGCGCCGACGCTATCGCGCTTCATCGTGTACCTCGACTATGCGCGCCAGCGCGTCGAACTGATCCGCAACGGCT
Proteins encoded:
- a CDS encoding thiazole synthase produces the protein LTDHLALGGRAFESRLIVGTGKFGSPEVMADALAAARTQLVTVALRRVDLDAPSDPITGFIDRDRYLIMPNTSGATDAAEAIRLAKLARSAGLPPWIKVEVIPDPRYLMPDPIETLVACEALVADGFTVLPYIHADPVLAKRLEEVGVAAVMPLAAPIGSGRGLKMEAAIAIIIEQATVPVVVDAGLGVPSHAAAAMEMGADAVLVNTAIATAANPVRMARAFALGVEAGRTAWLAGRAPELSSASASSPLTGFLGSPESQAR
- the thiH gene encoding 2-iminoacetate synthase ThiH translates to MTFSATFDPRATRELLERSARASSAAVRAAAQRGAATLEDAATLLSPAAGEQLEELAALAHRSTVARFGKTIGLYAPLYLSNECVCTCTYCGFSMGLPIARRTLRIDEVVREARTLATRGIKSILLVSAEHPKHVYPEYVAQCVRETKLIAPYVALEIAAAEEDDYRRYVAAGCDGVVLYQETYDPQAYATHHLGGPKKHYEWRLDAPERASRAGVRHLGIGALLGLADWRFEALALLTHARWLERHCWRSQINVSLPRINHAQGGYVPKHLVGDRDFVHVMTFLRLALPTAGITLSTREAPQLRDRLVPLGVTLMSAGSSTEPGGYGEPGAAGEQFELEDHRSPEEVAQRLRELGYEPVFKDWEIMAAPVARAVAD
- the thiS gene encoding sulfur carrier protein ThiS yields the protein MEATFTANGKARTATPGMTVADLLASANLTPLQVFVEYNGEPLPRERFAATPIEAGDRIEIAQMVGGG
- the thiE gene encoding thiamine phosphate synthase; translated protein: MSAASARLSGVRLYLISDASPPGGLIRLLEAAVRGGVDMFQLREKNFADSALLEAAASCARTCSRLGVPFIVNDRADIALAAHADGVHLGQDDLPVGAARALLGPAAIIGLSTHSREQIDAAGRDVDYIGVGPIHETPTKPGRPAVGLDLLRYAAAHAAQPFFAIGGLDPGNLAEAVRAGAQRISILRWIAQAPDPEAAARDVRDAMDHATAGASCERATT
- a CDS encoding sulfite oxidase-like oxidoreductase, with translation METKADPKRLPPGQYFVRDFPVLHVGSVPAFDPQRWRFRIFGEVEQQQELTWDQFTALPGKTVKTDIHCVTRWTKFDTTWYGVPFAEIVKLCKPAGAAKFVTTHGANGYSANVPLAVAADDDVLFAYQYEGKPLEPIHGGPMRMFIPKRYFWKSTKWCNGVEFSSEDKPGFWEVRGYNNDADPWKEERYW
- a CDS encoding aspartyl protease family protein, yielding MKQAVLCALTCAAALFWLSATSAAGSLEDAPPGLQPTTASLSDVLAHYDSSENAQIVHTRIEQWRVSERGLTGSYVETTSGDDYRAVLTLGPLTSMNGRWHGQSWRQDENGLTVLRQDIHQKSAISEEALDYALDHPRSPGRGIELVGEIDAPAHAYVVRVHPEGGRLVWLFFDAASGLIDREESVEAERRTVTEYDDWRPIDGEMHAWHHHISDGHANNDEDWTLLSLRNDVPVAAADLEIPADRRMLVEFPTGETQVRLPARVVNGRVIVRLTIAGRGLDFLLDSGAGDIAVDSGMAQALHLATFGKVTQEIAGQFDRSTAIVPEIRIGDLLMHDVIVSTIPFQSQPTADTKIVGLLGFDFFKDAVVRIDYARGTVDAIDPSRFVAPQAAVSLPVALDDGVPLVSAEVGDDEGDHFIIDTGSTFTIIFSGFAADHPDAVADQGGGLAERREYPTLAQGVGGQVLLVPTEIRSLRFAGAQFEYVQVYVTHAARALEREDEDGLIGAPTLSRFIVYLDYARQRVELIRNG